A genome region from Anopheles stephensi strain Indian chromosome 2, UCI_ANSTEP_V1.0, whole genome shotgun sequence includes the following:
- the LOC118502822 gene encoding serine-rich adhesin for platelets-like isoform X6, with protein sequence MGEDHYASVARSGKGTPAEMSGMNFAPVATLYHPQSNNPSDLEWTRASLMGEDHYASVSRSGKDTPAETQKSNGAQATLNHPSSNNPSESQWIRASLLGEDHYASVSRSGKGTPAEMSGINFAPGVAEAKPASVASVARSDNTKAAQTQKSNGAQATLNHPSSNNPSESQWIRASLLGEDHYASVSRSGKDTPAETQKSNGAQATLNHPSSNNPSESQWIRASLLGEDHYASVSRSGKDTPAETQKSNGAQATLNHPSSNNPSESQWIRASLLGEDHYASVSRSGKGTPAEMSGINFAPGVTEAKPASVASVARSDNTKAAQTQKSNGAQATLNHPSSNNPSESQWIRASLLGEDHYASVSRSGKDTPAETQKSNGAQATLNHPSSNNPSESQWIRASLLGEDHYASVSRSGKDTPAETQKSNGAQATLNHPSSNNPSESQWIRASLLGEDHYASVSRSGKDTPAETQKSNGAQATLNHPSSNNPSESQWIRASLLGEDHYASVSRSGKDTPAETQKSNGAQATLNHPSSNNPSESQWIRASLLGEDHYASVSRSGKGTPAEMSGINFAPGVAEAKPASVASVARSDNTKAAQTQKSNGAQATLNHPSSNNPSESQWIRASLLGEDHYASVSRSGKDTPAETQKSSGAQATLNHPSSNNPSESQRTRASLMGEDHYASVSRSGKGTPAEMSGMNFAPVATLYHPQSNNPSDPEWTRASLMGEDHYASVSRSGKDTPAETQKSNGAQATLNHPSSNNPSESQWIRASLLGEDHYASVSRSGKDTPAETQKSNGAQATLNHPSSNNPSESQRTRASLMGEDHYASVARSGKGTPAEMSGMNFAPGVTLYHPQSNNPSESQWIRASLMGEDHYASVARSGKGTPAEMSGMNFAPVATLYHPQSNNPSDPEWTRASLMGEDHYASVARSGKGTPAEMSGINFAPVATLYHPQSNNPSDPEWTRASLMGEDHYASVSRSGKDTPAETQKSNGAQATLNHPSSNNPSESQRTRASLMGEDHYASVAQSGKGTPAEMPRTYPGPTQTNTRVVYPQNYNPSAGHLTAAAVMQDGVGYIGPAGAKPDSSIWASFFPRHGDGTGMYDANTNGKQSDSVKSYFHPTNKPMQNCYCPYPLRAKNKLCYHRVTCFPKTTPTTTTPTTTTTTPTTTTTTPTTTTTTPTTSTTTPETTTTTPTTTTTTSTITTTTPTTTTTTPTTTTTTPTTTTTTPTTTATTPTTTTNTSTTTRRTDRTTSTTTDRTRPTTSTTTRRTMPTTTRTRDDASTPSNKMTKTPSSSKRK encoded by the exons ATGGGAGAAGATCACTATGCAAGCGTTGCTCGATCGGGTAAGGGCACTCCAGCCGAAATGTCGGGAATGAATTTCGCTCCAGTGGCTACATTGTACCATCCGCAAAGCAACAATCCTTCTGACCTAGAGTGGACAAGAGCATCATTAATGGGAGAAGACCACTATGCAAGCGTTTCTCGATCGGGTAAGGACACTCCAGCCGAAACGCAAAAATCAAATGGAGCCCAAGCTACACTGAATCATCCGTCAAGCAACAATCCTTCTGAATCACAGTGGATAAGAGCATCATTATTGGGAGAAGACCACTATGCAAGCGTTTCTCGATCGGGTAAGGGCACTCCAGCCGAAATGTCGGGAATAAATTTCGCTCCAGGGGTTGCAGAGGCGAAACCAGCAAGTGTCGCAAGCGTTGCTCGGTCAGATAATACCAAAGCGGCACAAACGCAAAA ATCAAATGGAGCCCAAGCTACACTGAATCATCCGTCAAGCAACAATCCTTCTGAATCACAGTGGATAAGAGCATCATTATTGGGAGAAGACCACTATGCAAGCGTTTCTCGATCGGGTAAGGACACTCCAGCTGAAACGCAAAAATCAAATGGAGCCCAAGCTACACTGAATCATCCGTCAAGCAACAATCCTTCTGAATCACAGTGGATAAGAGCATCATTATTGGGAGAAGACCACTATGCAAGCGTTTCTCGATCGGGTAAGGACACTCCAGCCGAAACGCAAAAATCAAATGGAGCCCAAGCTACACTGAATCATCCGTCAAGCAACAATCCTTCTGAATCACAGTGGATAAGAGCATCATTATTGGGAGAAGACCACTATGCAAGCGTTTCTCGATCGGGTAAGGGCACTCCAGCCGAAATGTCGGGAATAAATTTCGCTCCAGGGGTTACAGAGGCGAAACCAGCAAGTGTCGCAAGCGTTGCTCGGTCAGATAATACCAAAGCGGCACAAACGCAAAAATCAAATGGAGCCCAAGCTACACTGAATCATCCGTCAAGCAACAATCCTTCTGAATCACAGTGGATAAGAGCATCATTATTGGGAGAAGACCACTATGCAAGCGTTTCTCGATCGGGTAAGGACACTCCAGCTGAAACGCAAAAATCAAATGGAGCCCAAGCTACACTGAATCATCCGTCAAGCAACAATCCTTCTGAATCACAGTGGATAAGAGCATCATTATTGGGAGAAGACCACTATGCAAGCGTTTCTCGATCGGGTAAGGACACTCCAGCTGAAACGCAAAAATCAAATGGAGCCCAAGCTACACTGAATCATCCGTCAAGCAACAATCCTTCTGAATCACAGTGGATAAGAGCATCATTATTGGGAGAAGACCACTATGCAAGCGTTTCTCGATCGGGTAAGGACACTCCAGCCGAAACGCAAAAATCAAATGGAGCCCAAGCTACACTGAATCATCCGTCAAGCAACAATCCTTCTGAATCACAGTGGATAAGAGCATCATTATTGGGAGAAGACCACTATGCAAGCGTTTCTCGATCGGGTAAGGACACTCCAGCCGAAACGCAAAAATCAAATGGAGCCCAAGCTACACTGAATCATCCGTCAAGCAACAATCCTTCTGAATCACAGTGGATAAGAGCATCATTATTGGGAGAAGACCACTATGCAAGCGTTTCTCGATCGGGTAAGGGCACTCCAGCCGAAATGTCGGGAATAAATTTCGCTCCAGGGGTTGCAGAGGCGAAACCAGCAAGTGTCGCAAGCGTTGCTCGGTCAGATAATACCAAAGCGGCACAAACGCAAAAATCAAATGGAGCCCAAGCTACACTGAATCATCCGTCAAGCAACAATCCTTCTGAATCACAGTGGATAAGAGCATCATTATTGGGAGAAGACCACTATGCAAGCGTTTCTCGATCGGGTAAGGACACTCCAGCCGAAACGCAAAAATCAAGTGGAGCCCAAGCTACACTGAATCATCCGTCAAGCAACAATCCTTCTGAATCACAGCGGACAAGAGCATCATTAATGGGAGAAGACCACTATGCAAGCGTTTCTCGATCGGGTAAGGGCACTCCAGCCGAAATGTCGGGAATGAATTTCGCTCCAGTGGCTACATTGTACCATCCGCAAAGCAACAATCCTTCTGACCCAGAGTGGACAAGAGCATCATTAATGGGAGAAGACCACTATGCAAGCGTTTCTCGATCGGGTAAGGACACTCCAGCCGAAACGCAAAAATCAAATGGAGCCCAAGCTACACTGAATCATCCGTCAAGCAACAATCCTTCTGAATCACAGTGGATAAGAGCATCATTATTGGGAGAAGACCACTATGCAAGCGTTTCTCGATCGGGTAAGGACACTCCAGCCGAAACGCAAAAATCAAATGGAGCCCAAGCTACACTGAATCATCCGTCAAGCAACAATCCTTCTGAATCACAGCGGACAAGAGCATCATTAATGGGAGAAGATCACTATGCAAGCGTTGCTCGATCGGGTAAGGGCACTCCAGCCGAAATGTCGGGAATGAATTTCGCTCCAGGGGTTACATTGTACCATCCGCAAAGTAACAATCCTTCTGAATCACAGTGGATAAGAGCATCATTAATGGGAGAAGATCACTATGCAAGCGTTGCTCGATCGGGTAAGGGCACTCCAGCCGAAATGTCGGGAATGAATTTCGCTCCAGTGGCTACATTGTACCATCCGCAAAGCAACAATCCTTCTGACCCAGAGTGGACAAGAGCATCATTAATGGGAGAAGACCACTATGCAAGCGTTGCTCGATCGGGTAAGGGCACTCCAGCCGAAATGTCGGGAATAAATTTCGCTCCAGTGGCTACATTGTACCATCCGCAAAGCAACAATCCTTCTGACCCAGAGTGGACAAGAGCATCATTAATGGGAGAAGACCACTATGCAAGCGTTTCTCGATCGGGTAAGGACACTCCAGCCGAAACGCAAAAATCAAATGGAGCCCAAGCTACACTGAATCATCCGTCAAGCAACAATCCTTCTGAATCACAGCGGACAAGAGCATCATTAATGGGAGAAGACCACTATGCAAGCGTTGCTCAATCGGGTAAGGGCACTCCAGCCGAAATGCCAAGGACATATCCAGGACCAACACAAACCAATACTAGAGTTGTTTATCCGCAAAACTATAATCCCTCTGCAGGGCATTTAACAGCTGCAGCAGTAATGCAAGATGGCGTTGGGTATATCGGTCCAGCTGGAGCAAAACCTGATAGTTCGATTTGGGCTTCCTTCTTTCCACGGCATGGTGATGGTACGGGGATGTATGATGCTAACACGAACGGGAAGCAGTCAGATAGTGTGAAATCATATTTTCATCCGACAAATAAACCCATGCAAAATTGTTACTGTCCTTATCCATTGAGGGCAAAGAATAAACTATGTTATCATAGGGTAACATGCTTTCCAAAAACGACTCCTACTACAACGACTCCTACTACAACGACAACGACTCCTACCACAACGACAACGACTCCTACCACAACGACAACGACTCCTACAACATCGACAACGACTCCTGAAACAACGACAACGACTCCtacaacaacgacaacgactTCTACTATAACGACAACGACTCCtacaacaacgacaacgactcctacaacaacgacaacgactcctacaacaacgacaacgactCCCACAACAACGGCAACGACTCCTACAACAACGACCAATACTTCTACAACGACACGCAGAACTGATCGTACAACGTCTACTACTACCGATAGAACTAGACCAACAACATCTACCACTACTCGGCGAACGATGCCCACCACTACTCGTACAAGGGACGACGCTTCTACCCCTTCAAATAAAATGACTAAAACTCCTTCTTCGAGTAAACGAAAGTGA
- the LOC118502822 gene encoding serine-rich adhesin for platelets-like isoform X1, with translation MGEDHYASVARSGKGTPAEMSGMNFAPVATLYHPQSNNPSDLEWTRASLMGEDHYASVSRSGKDTPAETQKSNGAQATLNHPSSNNPSESQWIRASLLGEDHYASVSRSGKGTPAEMSGINFAPGVAEAKPASVASVARSDNTKAAQTQKSNGAQATLNHPSSNNPSESQWIRASLLGEDHYASVSRSGKDTPAETQKSNGAQATLNHPSSNNPSESQWIRASLLGEDHYASVSRSGKDTPAETQKSNGAQATLNHPSSNNPSESQWIRASLLGEDHYASVSRSGKDTPAETQKSNGAQATLNHPSSNNPSESQWIRASLLGEDHYASVSRSGKDTPAETQKSNGAQATLNHPSSNNPSESQWIRASLLGEDHYASVSRSGKGTPAEMSGINFAPGVTEAKPASVASVARSDNTKAAQTQKSNGAQATLNHPSSNNPSESQWIRASLLGEDHYASVSRSGKDTPAETQKSNGAQATLNHPSSNNPSESQWIRASLLGEDHYASVSRSGKDTPAETQKSNGAQATLNHPSSNNPSESQWIRASLLGEDHYASVSRSGKDTPAETQKSNGAQATLNHPSSNNPSESQWIRASLLGEDHYASVSRSGKDTPAETQKSNGAQATLNHPSSNNPSESQWIRASLLGEDHYASVSRSGKGTPAEMSGINFAPGVAEAKPASVASVARSDNTKAAQTQKSNGAQATLNHPSSNNPSESQWIRASLLGEDHYASVSRSGKDTPAETQKSSGAQATLNHPSSNNPSESQRTRASLMGEDHYASVSRSGKGTPAEMSGMNFAPVATLYHPQSNNPSDPEWTRASLMGEDHYASVSRSGKDTPAETQKSNGAQATLNHPSSNNPSESQWIRASLLGEDHYASVSRSGKDTPAETQKSNGAQATLNHPSSNNPSESQRTRASLMGEDHYASVARSGKGTPAEMSGMNFAPGVTLYHPQSNNPSESQWIRASLMGEDHYASVARSGKGTPAEMSGMNFAPVATLYHPQSNNPSDPEWTRASLMGEDHYASVARSGKGTPAEMSGINFAPVATLYHPQSNNPSDPEWTRASLMGEDHYASVSRSGKDTPAETQKSNGAQATLNHPSSNNPSESQRTRASLMGEDHYASVAQSGKGTPAEMPRTYPGPTQTNTRVVYPQNYNPSAGHLTAAAVMQDGVGYIGPAGAKPDSSIWASFFPRHGDGTGMYDANTNGKQSDSVKSYFHPTNKPMQNCYCPYPLRAKNKLCYHRVTCFPKTTPTTTTPTTTTTTPTTTTTTPTTTTTTPTTSTTTPETTTTTPTTTTTTSTITTTTPTTTTTTPTTTTTTPTTTTTTPTTTATTPTTTTNTSTTTRRTDRTTSTTTDRTRPTTSTTTRRTMPTTTRTRDDASTPSNKMTKTPSSSKRK, from the exons ATGGGAGAAGATCACTATGCAAGCGTTGCTCGATCGGGTAAGGGCACTCCAGCCGAAATGTCGGGAATGAATTTCGCTCCAGTGGCTACATTGTACCATCCGCAAAGCAACAATCCTTCTGACCTAGAGTGGACAAGAGCATCATTAATGGGAGAAGACCACTATGCAAGCGTTTCTCGATCGGGTAAGGACACTCCAGCCGAAACGCAAAAATCAAATGGAGCCCAAGCTACACTGAATCATCCGTCAAGCAACAATCCTTCTGAATCACAGTGGATAAGAGCATCATTATTGGGAGAAGACCACTATGCAAGCGTTTCTCGATCGGGTAAGGGCACTCCAGCCGAAATGTCGGGAATAAATTTCGCTCCAGGGGTTGCAGAGGCGAAACCAGCAAGTGTCGCAAGCGTTGCTCGGTCAGATAATACCAAAGCGGCACAAACGCAAAAATCAAATGGAGCCCAAGCTACACTGAATCATCCGTCAAGCAACAATCCTTCTGAATCACAGTGGATAAGAGCATCATTATTGGGAGAAGACCACTATGCAAGCGTTTCTCGATCGGGTAAGGACACTCCAGCCGAA ACGCAAAAATCAAATGGAGCCCAAGCTACACTGAATCATCCGTCAAGCAACAATCCTTCTGAATCACAGTGGATAAGAGCATCATTATTGGGAGAAGACCACTATGCAAGCGTTTCTCGATCGGGTAAGGACACTCCAGCTGAAACGCAAAAATCAAATGGAGCCCAAGCTACACTGAATCATCCGTCAAGCAACAATCCTTCTGAATCACAGTGGATAAGAGCATCATTATTGGGAGAAGACCACTATGCAAGCGTTTCTCGATCGGGTAAGGACACTCCAGCTGAAACGCAAAAATCAAATGGAGCCCAAGCTACACTGAATCATCCGTCAAGCAACAATCCTTCTGAATCACAGTGGATAAGAGCATCATTATTGGGAGAAGACCACTATGCAAGCGTTTCTCGATCGGGTAAGGACACTCCAGCCGAAACGCAAAAATCAAATGGAGCCCAAGCTACACTGAATCATCCGTCAAGCAACAATCCTTCTGAATCACAGTGGATAAGAGCATCATTATTGGGAGAAGACCACTATGCAAGCGTTTCTCGATCGGGTAAGGGCACTCCAGCCGAAATGTCGGGAATAAATTTCGCTCCAGGGGTTACAGAGGCGAAACCAGCAAGTGTCGCAAGCGTTGCTCGGTCAGATAATACCAAAGCGGCACAAACGCAAAAATCAAATGGAGCCCAAGCTACACTGAATCATCCGTCAAGCAACAATCCTTCTGAATCACAGTGGATAAGAGCATCATTATTGGGAGAAGACCACTATGCAAGCGTTTCTCGATCGGGTAAGGACACTCCAGCTGAAACGCAAAAATCAAATGGAGCCCAAGCTACACTGAATCATCCGTCAAGCAACAATCCTTCTGAATCACAGTGGATAAGAGCATCATTATTGGGAGAAGACCACTATGCAAGCGTTTCTCGATCGGGTAAGGACACTCCAGCTGAAACGCAAAAATCAAATGGAGCCCAAGCTACACTGAATCATCCGTCAAGCAACAATCCTTCTGAATCACAGTGGATAAGAGCATCATTATTGGGAGAAGACCACTATGCAAGCGTTTCTCGATCGGGTAAGGACACTCCAGCCGAAACGCAAAAATCAAATGGAGCCCAAGCTACACTGAATCATCCGTCAAGCAACAATCCTTCTGAATCACAGTGGATAAGAGCATCATTATTGGGAGAAGACCACTATGCAAGCGTTTCTCGATCGGGTAAGGACACTCCAGCCGAAACGCAAAAATCAAATGGAGCCCAAGCTACACTGAATCATCCGTCAAGCAACAATCCTTCTGAATCACAGTGGATAAGAGCATCATTATTGGGAGAAGACCACTATGCAAGCGTTTCTCGATCGGGTAAGGGCACTCCAGCCGAAATGTCGGGAATAAATTTCGCTCCAGGGGTTGCAGAGGCGAAACCAGCAAGTGTCGCAAGCGTTGCTCGGTCAGATAATACCAAAGCGGCACAAACGCAAAAATCAAATGGAGCCCAAGCTACACTGAATCATCCGTCAAGCAACAATCCTTCTGAATCACAGTGGATAAGAGCATCATTATTGGGAGAAGACCACTATGCAAGCGTTTCTCGATCGGGTAAGGACACTCCAGCCGAAACGCAAAAATCAAGTGGAGCCCAAGCTACACTGAATCATCCGTCAAGCAACAATCCTTCTGAATCACAGCGGACAAGAGCATCATTAATGGGAGAAGACCACTATGCAAGCGTTTCTCGATCGGGTAAGGGCACTCCAGCCGAAATGTCGGGAATGAATTTCGCTCCAGTGGCTACATTGTACCATCCGCAAAGCAACAATCCTTCTGACCCAGAGTGGACAAGAGCATCATTAATGGGAGAAGACCACTATGCAAGCGTTTCTCGATCGGGTAAGGACACTCCAGCCGAAACGCAAAAATCAAATGGAGCCCAAGCTACACTGAATCATCCGTCAAGCAACAATCCTTCTGAATCACAGTGGATAAGAGCATCATTATTGGGAGAAGACCACTATGCAAGCGTTTCTCGATCGGGTAAGGACACTCCAGCCGAAACGCAAAAATCAAATGGAGCCCAAGCTACACTGAATCATCCGTCAAGCAACAATCCTTCTGAATCACAGCGGACAAGAGCATCATTAATGGGAGAAGATCACTATGCAAGCGTTGCTCGATCGGGTAAGGGCACTCCAGCCGAAATGTCGGGAATGAATTTCGCTCCAGGGGTTACATTGTACCATCCGCAAAGTAACAATCCTTCTGAATCACAGTGGATAAGAGCATCATTAATGGGAGAAGATCACTATGCAAGCGTTGCTCGATCGGGTAAGGGCACTCCAGCCGAAATGTCGGGAATGAATTTCGCTCCAGTGGCTACATTGTACCATCCGCAAAGCAACAATCCTTCTGACCCAGAGTGGACAAGAGCATCATTAATGGGAGAAGACCACTATGCAAGCGTTGCTCGATCGGGTAAGGGCACTCCAGCCGAAATGTCGGGAATAAATTTCGCTCCAGTGGCTACATTGTACCATCCGCAAAGCAACAATCCTTCTGACCCAGAGTGGACAAGAGCATCATTAATGGGAGAAGACCACTATGCAAGCGTTTCTCGATCGGGTAAGGACACTCCAGCCGAAACGCAAAAATCAAATGGAGCCCAAGCTACACTGAATCATCCGTCAAGCAACAATCCTTCTGAATCACAGCGGACAAGAGCATCATTAATGGGAGAAGACCACTATGCAAGCGTTGCTCAATCGGGTAAGGGCACTCCAGCCGAAATGCCAAGGACATATCCAGGACCAACACAAACCAATACTAGAGTTGTTTATCCGCAAAACTATAATCCCTCTGCAGGGCATTTAACAGCTGCAGCAGTAATGCAAGATGGCGTTGGGTATATCGGTCCAGCTGGAGCAAAACCTGATAGTTCGATTTGGGCTTCCTTCTTTCCACGGCATGGTGATGGTACGGGGATGTATGATGCTAACACGAACGGGAAGCAGTCAGATAGTGTGAAATCATATTTTCATCCGACAAATAAACCCATGCAAAATTGTTACTGTCCTTATCCATTGAGGGCAAAGAATAAACTATGTTATCATAGGGTAACATGCTTTCCAAAAACGACTCCTACTACAACGACTCCTACTACAACGACAACGACTCCTACCACAACGACAACGACTCCTACCACAACGACAACGACTCCTACAACATCGACAACGACTCCTGAAACAACGACAACGACTCCtacaacaacgacaacgactTCTACTATAACGACAACGACTCCtacaacaacgacaacgactcctacaacaacgacaacgactcctacaacaacgacaacgactCCCACAACAACGGCAACGACTCCTACAACAACGACCAATACTTCTACAACGACACGCAGAACTGATCGTACAACGTCTACTACTACCGATAGAACTAGACCAACAACATCTACCACTACTCGGCGAACGATGCCCACCACTACTCGTACAAGGGACGACGCTTCTACCCCTTCAAATAAAATGACTAAAACTCCTTCTTCGAGTAAACGAAAGTGA